One Mya arenaria isolate MELC-2E11 chromosome 5, ASM2691426v1 genomic window carries:
- the LOC128236254 gene encoding uncharacterized protein LOC128236254, protein MDEPRGRSSSESHVESRHTWGPPAGYQSLSRDRAGSTRNARLISQRSAPHLDGYFNDLDSMCSVHDYEPLTWFCGNHGQLLCGKCFPQHESCHLMKKLDNASKGIKENCSFRSLPLDVHQMLMELDNVKRLKLENHASLHKLYDLHLQSIARMRAEIIGILDAMEENTRHELKANLDILDGDIERDIHQAELMQQDLKSFIEKIDSKYNEQEAEIFVTYRQCLKKIEEAEKLIQPHSEEYTITFDFNTKIKEKLIEYKKLGFVHRSPDLHPDLPMEGVDLSYKKYGRKDFSIRVQTDKRECHITDMCQLANGYVVLLDDDNDNLKFVNSDYRVVGVCPLKYPRGVCNVKENRLAVSVSHIDRKSDIQFIKVYKTVGSDTTERAKCKLGKKISLQHYCGMIVHRNNHLFIGDGNNVYMYDMSGEFLETIYEYDSGFTKYTFAVDREGSRIYIPDNDNDRLITIDNRGNLTSMFQDENLKDTTCVCSAFNGTVFVCGESAAKVIQIDNEGKQRISLTEVKMQSPLKAMWFNSERNELILGSSNDHITVLLMK, encoded by the exons ATGGATGAGCCACGTGGTAGAAGTTCCAGCGAGAGTCATGTCGAGTCCCGACACACTTGGGGGCCCCCTGCAGGCTACCAATCACTATCACGTGATCGGGCCGGGAGTACAAGAAATGCCAGACTGATATCCCAACGGTCTGCCCCGCATCTGGATGGTTACTTCAACGACCTCGATTCGATGTGCTCAGTCCACGATTACGAACCTCTCACATGGTTCTGCGGTAACCATGGACAACTGCTGTGTGGAAAATGCTTCCCCCAACATGA GTCAtgtcatttgatgaaaaaattgGACAATGCCTCAAAGGGGATCAAAGAGAATTGCTCCTTTCGCAGTCTTCCACTAGATGTACACCAAATGCTGATGGAACTGGACAATGTAAAACGTCTCAAGTTGGAGAATCATGCCAGTCTCCATAAACTTTACGACCTTCATTTGCAATCCATTGCAAGAATGAGAGCCGAGATCATTGGCATCCTTGACGCAATGGAAGAAAACACCAGGCACGAACTTAAAGCTAATTTAGATATCCTAGATGGTGACATTGAAAGAGATATCCATCAAGCGGAACTAATGCAGCAAGATCTCAAaagtttcatagaaaaaatTGATTCCAAGTACAATGAACAAGAAGCAGAAATTTTCGTAACCTACAGGCAATGTTTGAAGAAGATTGAAGAGGCAGAAAAACTTATTCAGCCTCACTCTGAGGAATACACGATAACGTTTGATTTTAATACAAAGATCAAGGAAAAATTGATAGAGTACAAAAAACTGGGATTTGTGCACAGGTCCCCAGACCTGCACCCTGATCTACCAATGGAAGGGGTTGATCTTTCGTACAAAAAATATGGGCGGAAAGATTTCTCCATCCGAGTTCAGACTGATAAGCGAGAGTGTCATATAACTGATATGTGCCAACTCGCTAATGGTTATGTGGTGCTTctcgatgatgataatgataaccTCAAGTTTGTAAACAGTGATTACCGAGTTGTGGGTGTGTGTCCGCTCAAATACCCGCGGGGAGTGTGCAATGTGAAAGAAAATCGTCTCGCCGTTTCTGTGAGCCATATTGACCGAAAAAGCGACATTCAGTTTATAAAAGTGTACAAAACTGTTGGTTCCGACACAACAGAGAGAGCTAAATGTAAGCTTGGGAAAAAGATAAGCCTTCAACACTACTGTGGTATGATCGTTCACAGGAACAATCATCTCTTTATTGGAGATGGTAACAACGTTTATATGTATGACATGAGTGGTGAATTCCTGGAAACGATCTATGAGTATGACTCTGGATTCACAAAATACACGTTTGCAGTCGACCGCGAGGGAAGCCGGATTTATATACCTGACAATGACAATGATCGATTGATCACGATTGACAACAGAGGAAACCTTACAAGCATGTTTCAAGATGAAAATCTCAAGGACACGACCTGCGTGTGCTCTGCTTTTAATGGAACTGTGTTTGTGTGCGGAGAATCGGCTGCAAAGGTCATTCAAATTGACAATGAGGGAAAACAAAGGATCTCGCTGACAGAGGTTAAGATGCAGTCTCCGTTGAAGGCCATGTGGTTCAACAGCGAGAGAAACGAGCTCATTCTTGGAAGCTCCAATGATCATATCACTGTACTATTGATGAAATAG